One Nerophis ophidion isolate RoL-2023_Sa linkage group LG06, RoL_Noph_v1.0, whole genome shotgun sequence genomic region harbors:
- the crebzf gene encoding CREB/ATF bZIP transcription factor translates to MITRRRGHCHPQLKSREVEVCSAVTAIEDLPNLPEEFTADAFDSAGIELDDLFGIESLKWTPERDTTSPIFDVELGEYSTQSRDSGAEDSTACSPENMFSALKIRNKQMPSTVVGNKNAIAARLNRLKKKEYINSLEKKVGMVSTENNMLKVENSQLTKRVEELEDETRAPTQTSTTTRSQGNV, encoded by the exons ATGATCACAAGGAGAAGAGGCCATTGTCACCCTCAGCTGAAGTCTCGAGAGGTTGAAGTATGCAGTGCTGTGACAGCTATTGAAGACCTCCCAAATCTACCTGAGGAGTTCACAGCTGATGCCTTTGACAGTGCTGGAATAGAGCTAGACGACTTGTTTGGAATTGAATCCCTAAAATGGACTCCTGAGCGAGACACAACTTCCCCTATCTTTGACGTGGAGCTCGGTGAGTACAGCACCCAGAGCCGAGATAGTGGAGCTGAAGATTCGACCGCCTGCTCTCCAGAGAACATGTTTTCCGCCTTGAAGATCAGGAACAAGCAAATGCCGTCTACAGTTGTGGGCAACAAAAATGCCATAGCCGCCAGGTTGAATCGTCTCAAAAAGAAAGAGTACATAAACAGCCTGGAAAAGAAAGTGGGTATGGTATCCACAGAAAACAACATGCTCAAAGTGGAAAACTCTCAGTTGACCAAGAGAGTGGAAGAACTGGAAGATGAGACCAG GGCGCCGACTCAAACGAGCACAACTACGCGCTCCCAAGGAAACGTGTGA
- the las1l gene encoding ribosomal biogenesis protein LAS1L produces the protein MKNKGSEKRRHVVAWINKAEWDQVREYLYSRDTALQKNALHRISAWKARYANSTPVAMDCTADLVRCQVLDRCGKLDTQDLVLLYGAALVRFTNLITERQQGKVARPLRTLAGNLNIPEWIIDLRHDVTHRKLPTLKQCRKGCEVVLEWLQQEYWSRQLGGGLSEDWESDEEVDQKRNEEELIARQKEMDAYKTGRELLISYEQEQYVVYGQLNDEKDKNSWPDPLADMSWILGEIKQFSVESSDLLIDVLLEDGFLIPTPEQLSSIGCDTSENVCLSPAQPQLPQGFLRFWLPLLHVLNSPSFIHLFLEKLFAELKLLSAEPNKHRVCYVSAWISEVMLCNSTRCDYHYETKVQKKARMKERIFVNRIQFRWQQLLSACLDAPCVSTSHLLSLILEDMEHPLPLETQQRLLQLCTIYTREEHSDPDSERAQQPIYTLESLHEKIERSKRHGRSSALEFERSNSSQENKSSGVDAEKAKILRGSSWQVCSDKVLWKNYPLGKVPGQSDDPSCLLLDSYTPMTVLDQPVEMESSTQHKMSVPPAGAKKTEGSLWSNGDLEKLKCGLQLF, from the coding sequence ATGAAGAACAAAGGCTCCGAGAAGAGGCGCCATGTGGTAGCATGGATCAACAAAGCCGAGTGGGATCAGGTCCGGGAATATTTGTACTCCCGGGATACCGCTTTGCAGAAAAATGCTCTTCATAGGATATCGGCGTGGAAAGCCAGGTATGCCAACAGCACACCTGTGGCAATGGACTGCACCGCTGACCTAGTCAGGTGTCAAGTGTTGGACAGGTGCGGGAAGCTGGACACTCAAGACCTGGTTCTGCTTTACGGCGCGGCCCTGGTCAGGTTTACCAACTTGATCACCGAACGTCAACAAGGCAAAGTCGCCCGTCCATTGAGGACCCTGGCGGGAAACTTGAACATCCCAGAGTGGATCATCGATTTAAGGCACGACGTCACTCACCGTAAACTCCCTACCTTGAAACAGTGCAGAAAGGGATGCGAGGTGGTCCTGGAGTGGCTCCAGCAGGAGTATTGGTCCAGACAGCTGGGAGGTGGTCTAAGCGAGGACTGGGAGTCGGACGAGGAGGTGGACCAGAAACGAAATGAAGAGGAGCTCATTGCGAGGCAAAAAGAAATGGACGCTTACAAGACTGGAAGGGAGCTTCTGATATCGTATGAACAGGAGCAGTATGTGGTTTACGGCCAGTTAAATGACGAAAAAGATAAGAACTCCTGGCCGGACCCTTTGGCCGACATGAGCTGGATACTTGGCGAGATCAAACAGTTCTCTGTGGAATCGAGTGATCTGTTGATCGACGTCCTGTTAGAAGACGGCTTCCTGATTCCCACACCTGAGCAACTCTCGTCGATAGGCTGCGACACCTCTGAAAACGTCTGCTTGTCACCCGCTCAGCCCCAACTCCCTCAAGGTTTCCTGCGTTTTTGGCTCCCCCTCCTGCACGTACTCAACTCCCCGTCGTTTATCCATCTCTTTCTGGAGAAGCTCTTCGCGGAGCTGAAGCTGCTCTCCGCGGAGCCGAACAAACACAGGGTGTGCTACGTTTCCGCCTGGATCTCGGAAGTCATGCTCTGCAACAGCACCAGGTGTGACTACCACTACGAAACAAAAGTGCAGAAGAAGGCCAGAATGAAGGAGAGGATATTTGTCAACCGCATCCAGTTCAGGTGGCAGCAGCTGCTGTCCGCCTGTTTGGATGCTCCATGCGTCAGCACATCCCACCTGCTCTCCTTGATCCTGGAGGACATGGAGCATCCGCTTCCTCTGGAAACCCAGCAGAGGCTTCTGCAGCTGTGCACCATTTACACTCGGGAGGAACACTCCGACCCGGACTCGGAACGCGCCCAACAGCCTATTTACACACTGGAGAGCTTGCATGAGAAGATAGAGCGCTCCAAGCGTCACGGCCGTTCATCCGCGCTTGAATTTGAAAGGAGCAACTCCTCACAGGAGAATAAATCGTCAGGTGTTGATGCTGAGAAAGCAAAGATCCTCCGAGGTTCTTCCTGGCAGGTGTGCTCCGATAAGGTTTTGTGGAAGAACTACCCCCTCGGCAAAGTCCCTGGCCAGTCTGATGACCCGTCATGCCTCCTGTTGGACAGTTACACGCCCATGACCGTGTTGGATCAGCCGGTGGAGATGGAGAGCAGCACACAGCACAAGATGTCTGTACCCCCTGCTGGCGCAAAGAAGACAGAAGGGTCTCTTTGGAGTAACGGGGACCTAGAAAAACTCAAATGCGGACTACAGCTTTTTTGA